One Narcine bancroftii isolate sNarBan1 chromosome 3, sNarBan1.hap1, whole genome shotgun sequence DNA window includes the following coding sequences:
- the LOC138756144 gene encoding follistatin-A-like, with protein MLRMLNNKAASHIFLIFIFLAIGDERVQAGNCWLQQAKNGKCQVLYMTGVNREECCKSGRLGTAWTEEDVPSSTLFRWIIFNGGAPGCTPCKETCDNVDCGPGKRCKMNKKNKPRCVCAPDCSNVTWKGSVCGTDGKTYKDECVLLKARCKGHSELEVQYQGKCRKTCRDVLCPGSSVCVVDQTNSAYCVMCNLRICPEPSSPEQYLCGNDGITYASACHIRRATCLMGRSIGVAYEGKCIKAKSCEDIECSSGKKCLWDRRLGRGRCAVCSVCQGGRSDEPVCATDNTTYPNECAMKSSACSSGTLLEIKHTGSCNSITEEEDDEEDEQENNTFPKYAFPIW; from the exons ATGTTAAGGATGCTAAACAACAAAGCGGCGTCTCATATTTTTTTGATTTTCATCTTCCTCGCCATTGGAGACGAACGAGTGCAGG CTGGGAACTGTTGGCTACAACAAGCCAAGAATGGTAAATGTCAAGTCCTCTATATGACCGGGGTCAACCGAGAAGAGTGCTGCAAAAGTGGAAGACTGGGGACGGCATGGACGGAGGAAGACGTCCCATCTAGTACACTTTTTCGATGGATTATCTTTAACGGTGGAGCCCCTGGATGCACGCCTTGTAAAG AAACCTGTGATAACGTCGATTGTGGGCCCGGCAAAAGGTGCAAGATGAACAAAAAAAACAAACCTCGATGTGTCTGTGCCCCTGACTGCTCTAACGTCACATGGAAAGGCTCGGTGTGTGGGACTGACGGGAAAACTTACAAAGATGAGTGCGTCCTCCTGAAGGCGAGATGCAAAGGGCATTCCGAACTAGAGGTCCAGTACCAAGGAAAATGTAGAA aAACTTGTCGGGATGTCTTGTGTCCAGGCAGCTCGGTGTGTGTGGTAGATCAGACGAACAGTGCCTACTGTGTCATGTGTAACCTGAGGATTTGCCCTGAACCTTCAAGCCCTGAGCAATATCTGTGTGGCAATGATGGGATCACATATGCCAGCGCCTGCCACATCAGACGAGCCACCTGCCTGATGGGAAGATCTATTGGAGTGGCATACGAAGGAAAATGTATAA AAGCAAAATCCTGTGAAGACATCGAATGTAGCTCTGGAAAGAAGTGTTTATGGGATCGCCGTCTCGGCAGGGGTCGATGTGCAGTTTGCAGTGTGTGTCAGGGTGGACGTTCTGATGAGCCAGTGTGCGCAACTGATAACACCACCTACCCTAATGAGTGTGCAATGAAAAGTTCAGCCTGTTCCTCTGGCACCCTGCTAGAGATTAAACACACAGGATCGTGCAATT CCATaactgaagaagaagatgatgaagaagatgagcAAGAAAATAACACCTTTCCTAAATATGCATTTCCGATTTGGTAA